In Papio anubis isolate 15944 chromosome 17, Panubis1.0, whole genome shotgun sequence, the following are encoded in one genomic region:
- the GSDMB gene encoding LOW QUALITY PROTEIN: gasdermin-B (The sequence of the model RefSeq protein was modified relative to this genomic sequence to represent the inferred CDS: inserted 1 base in 1 codon; substituted 2 bases at 2 genomic stop codons), translating to MFSIFEEITRIVVKEMDAGGDMIAVRSLIDADRSHCFHLVEEKRTVFGCRHYTXGLTLMDILDTDGDKRLDELDSGLQGQKAEFQILDNVDSKGKLIVKLPKKITISGSFXGSHDQKIEISENWISQQYLDTLENRKLKRELPFSFRSINRRENLCLVTETLEMVKKETLKSDRQYKFGNEIFQSHLSYEHKGQREVTILPNRVLSYRVKQLVFPNKGDDEXAKKDGASSCLGKSLGSEDSRNMKEKLENMESVLQELMEDKRKDVLNFLTKCLGREELWQDLEQKISEVLIFGELQMEDPVNPLLSSLFNAAGILVGARTEAILDFLDALLELSEEQHLVAEALEKGTLPLLKDQVKPIMEQNWDELASSPHAMDCDAEARIPCALYVVVSILLELAEGPTSVSS from the exons ATGTTCAGCATATTTGAGGAAATCACAAGAATTGTAGTTAAGGAGATGGATGCTGGAGGGGATATGATTGCTGTTAGAAGCCTCATTGATGCTGATAGATCCCACTGCTTCCATCTGGTGGAGGAGAAGAGAACTGTCTTTGGATGCCGGCACTACA ATGGCCTCACCCTGATGGACATTCTGGACACAGATGGGGACAAGCGGTTAGATGAACTGGATTCTGGGCTCCAAG GTCAAAAGGCTGAGTTTCAAATTCTGGATAATGTAGACTCAAAGGGAAAGTTGATAGTGAAATTGcccaaaaaaataacaatttcagGCAGCTTCTAGGGCTCCCACGATCAGAAAATCGAGATATCTGAGAACTGGATATCCCAGCAGTATCTGGATACCCTTGAGAACAG GAAGCTGAAGAGGGAACTACCCTTTTCATTCCGATCAATTAATAGGAGAGAAAACCTGTGTCTGGTGACAGAAACTCTGGAGATGGTAAAGAAAGAAACCCTGAAAAGCGACCGGCAATATAAATTTGGAAACGAGATTTTTCAGAGTCATCTCAGCTATGAACACAAG GGCCAAAGGGAAGTGACCATCCTCCCAAATCGGGTCCTGAGCTATCGAGTAAAGCAGCTTGTCTTCCCCAACAAAGGAGACGATGAATAAGCAAAG AAGGATGGTGCTTCATCCTGTTTAG GAAAGTCTTTGGGTTCGGAGGATTCCAGAAACATGAAGGAGAAGTTGGAGAACATGGAAAGTGTCCTCCAGGAACTGATGGAGGACAAGAGGAAAGATGTGCTAAACTTCCTCACTAAGTGCCTCGGCAGGGAGGAGCTTTGGCAGGATCTAGAGCAAAAA ATATCTGAGGTCCTGATTTTCGGGGAGCTGCAGATGGAGGACCCAGTCAATCCTCTCCTAAGCAGCCTTTTTAATGCTGCTGGGATCTTGGTAGGAGCGCGCACAGAGGCCATTCTGGACTTCCTGGATGCCTTGCTAG AGCTATCTGAGGAGCAGCATCTTGTGGCTGAGGCCCTGGAGAAGGGGACCCTTCCTCTGTTGAAGGACCAG GTGAAACCTATCATGGAGCAGAACTGGGATGAGCTGGCCAGCAGTCCTCATGCCATGGACTGTGACGCTGAGGCACGAATTCCCTGTGCGCTGTATGTTGTTGTCTCGATCCTGCTGGAGCTGGCTGAGGGGCCTACCTCCGTCTCTTCCTAA